AGCACGGTGCAAAGCCTAAGCATCTTCATACAACCATCCCCAAAACGCCCGGAACGCGGGCCTTTCCTTTCCAACCATAATTCCACTTCCACTACCACCCATCTCGCGGAAAAGAAAAGCGGGACAGGGCTTCGTATTTCGTAATGTTACGCGTTTTTGGGTAATAAGACTTTCGGAGAAGAAAATTCGAAGGGAGGGGAATTAGGGAGAAGCCTTCCGAAGTTTATTCGCCAGTTCCACCAGCTTTCCAGCCCTTTCGAGGGAGACCTCGTTCTCGACCTTTCCATCACGCTTGATCCACGTGCCCACTATGAAGGCATCGGCGTATTTCCAGAGCCCCGGGAGGTTGTCGTAGGAAGTGCCCGAACCCACCACCACTGGTACCGGCGAGATTCTCTTAGCCAGGGCGAGCTTTTCCACATCGACGGGTTTTCCGGTTGCTCTGCCGCTGACGACGATTGCATCGGCAAGGCCGCGCTCGACGGTGTCCCTTATGGCGTCCTCGAAGTCGAAGAAGTGGACCGCGTGCTTGACGTGAACGTCGGCGAAGACCTTTATTTTGCTTGGAAGGAGCTTTCTGAGCCTCGCCAGCTCGTGGGCGATGCCCTCGATTACGCCTTGGTCCGTGTAAGCCACACCGCTCAGCACGTTCACCCTTATGAAGTCGGCCTTGACGGCGTAGGCTATGGAGTAAGCGGCGATCCCGTCGTTGCGGAGAACGTTTATTCCGAGGGGAACGCTCACCTCGTCCCTTATGGCCTTGGTCACGGCAGTAAAGGCCGCGACGGTGGTTTTATCGACCACCTTCGGGAAGGGGACGTCGCCGAAGTTTTCCACCATTACCGCGTCGAAACCAGCTTTTTCCAGCGTTCTTGCATCCCTCAGGGCGGACTCGATGACTGCATCGAGATTCCCCTCGTATAGGTAGGAACCCGGAAGTGGCTTGAGATGAACCATCCCTATGAGAGGCTTTCTCTCGAAGTCCATAACACCACCAATCAAAGGACGATCCGCTGGTAGTTAAGGGTTTTGGGCAGAAATGCCCATAGTAGTACTTTGATGCAAAGCCTTATATAACCCGCGGTTGAAGTAAGGAACATCATGGTGAGGCGGAAATACATCGCCTTTCTCACTCTGACACTGCTCTCCCTCCTCCTTGTCTCCGTCGTGCTTGGACCAGCCCTCATCGAGGTCCCACCCGGAACCAAGAGCATCGAGGAGATACTAGCCCCGAAACTTCCATCCGGGAACGAGACCAACGAAACCGGACCGCCGGCCGAGGTTCCGGCTTCTCCCCGCTTCGTTCTCCTCGTAACCGGCGCGGCCCACACCCACTACCTCCGGCTCAACGTCTACACCGACTACGTGGACGGGAGGTGGCTGACCGGGAACGCGACGTTGGTTCCAAGCAACGTTATAGCCCCTCCTGAGATAAAAGTCCCCCATCACAGCGAAAGGGACAACATCACGGTCGTCTCGTTCCTTCCCCTCAGCGGGAACCTCTTCACCTCCCTCTACACGACCCGCGTTGACGGCGCCGGGGCGGAGGTGATTCCGGAGTACAACCTCTTCAGAACACCCCTGAACGTGACCGCGTACTCCCTCTCAGCGGTGGGCTACACCTTTGACATGCCCTACCTGGTAAACCTCACCGCAGGGAACATGACGGGGTACCTGTCGGCCCCCAACGACACCCGGCTGGCGGCCCTGGCGGAGAGCATAACGACGGGGGCACGCTCGGACTACTGGAAGGCGCTCCTTATAACCGGATACCTGGAGGGCAACTTCAGGCACGTGGAAAACGTGACTCCCCCCGAGGGGGCGGACAGGCTGACGTGGTTCCTGTTTGAATCAAAGGCAGGCAGCTCCTACGACTTCGCCTCCGCCTTCGTGGTTCTGGCCAGACTGAACGGCCTTCCCGCGAGGCTCGTCGAGGGAGTTTACATCGATGCAATCCCCCGGACCCAGGTCGTGACCGAAAAGAACAGACACTTCTGGGCGGAGGTTTACTTTAACGGGGCCGGGTGGCTGACCTTTGACCCCCTGCACCCCACAGATCAGAACGTGTACATGCCCTTCGAACTGGAGGCACCCGAGGTTCTGATGCCCCTGGAGCCCGGTTCCTCCGGAACGGTTACGATAAAGTTCGAGCGGGTCGCGAGCGGCGGGAACGCGAGCGTTGCCGTGGACGTTCCAACCCTCGGGAGGATAGCGCTCATCAGGGAGTCAGGGATATACAACCTGACGGTAGGGCCATTTGAAGAGCCAGGTTACTATCCTGTCATGGTCAGGGCATCGGACAGGGAAGGGAACTCGCTGACACGGATCGTCCCGGTGACTGTCCCGGGAAACGTGAGCGCCCTGCCCGACCCGGTCACGGCGTACCTGCGCAAGAACGATGCGCTTACGGTGGAGCTCACCGTGCCAGGCACCGGAGAGGTGAGCCTCAAAACGGAATCCCCCCTGGTGGATTCCTGGTTCTCCATCGAAACCCTGCGGAACGAGACCAAGGTGTACGTCAGGCTAATTCCACCCGATGACTACCCAAACGGCTGGCACATCGAGAACCTCACGGTCATGCGGGGTGCGGATGAATACAAACTCCACCTCCCGGTTTTCGTAGTGGAGCGAACCGAAATAAAAGCGGAGGTACCGAGAGCGGTGACCGCGGGGGACTCGTTCGTTATAAATGGAACCGTGGAGGGCAGTGTCACGGGTGAACGACCGCGCCGGGGAAGCGTGGCGGCGTTCATAAACGACGGGGAAAGGGATGTCCTGATAGGCCACGCAAACGCATCCAACGGGACCTTCGCGCTCCCCGTTAAAATCCCGGTGTACCTCTCCCCCGGAACTAAGCAGGTCCTCATATACTACCTCACTCCCCTCGGATACCCCTACCTCCCATCCGGGGCCACATTCACGGTCGAAGTCAGGGGGCTGGCCAGATTCTCGATGCCTGGGCTGATCCTGGCCAGACCCGGCAACGTCACGGTCATCGGCAGCCTCCTCAGCGGGGCTGGGAGACCGATAGCCAATGTCAGCATTGAATACTACCTCGATGGAAGGCCCCTCGGAGAGACCACCGCCCTCGCGGACGGCAGGTTCTCCCTGGTTCTCCAGCTCCCCACGATTGAGAGGCACGTGCTGACCGTGAGGTACCCCGGAAGTCCCGTTTACTCCCCGTCCGCCATGAACGTCACGGTGGCGACCGTTGAGCTGGAGGTTCCGGAGAGGATAACCGGAGAAATCGGGGAGCCCATCGGAATCAGCGGAAAGGTCGTTGGGATTGAAGGTGCGGCCCTTCAGGCCTATGTGTTCCCGGGAAAGACCTATCCGATAGACGTGACCAACGGAAGCTTTGAGCTGACGATCGAACCCTTCCGGACCGTCGGGGAAAGGTCCGTGGAATTCCGCCATGACACCAGGACCCTGGGAAGAACAACGGTGGCGGTTCTTTCACCGGTGGAAATAGAGCTCCTGACGCCGAGGGCGGAGGGCGAAAAAACCGCGGCGCTGAGGTTCAGGGTCATTGATTCCGCCAACAATCCGGTAAGCGGAGTTTACCTCAACGTCAGCGTGGACGGGTTCGAAATGCGGGTAATGACCAACGGTTCTGGAATAGCCACCCTCAAAGTCCCCGTGCCGGAGAAGGAAACCAACGCAACTGTGGCGGTAACCTTCGACGGCTCCTCATACTACCTGCCGGCGAGCGGGAGGTTCCACGTCGTGATAGCCAGAAAACGGGAAATCCCCTGGGCCTACATTGCCATAGCTCTGGTTATCGGTGCACTGATAGTCAGGTACCGTCTCGTGAGAAGAAAACCGGAGAAAAGGGAGGTGGAGAAGGTTCTGAAGATTATCTTCAACAACGGTATTCCCGTATTCAGGGAGGGGGAAACGGTGGAGCTGAGCATCGAGTGCGAGGGAAAGGCGGAGCTTTACGTTGATGGAAAGCCAGCAGGAAAGGGCAGGGACTTCACCCTGGCCCTGGAAGTTGGGGAACACACCATAGAGGCCCGCTGCGGGGAGCTCATCGAGCGTGCGACCGTGAGGATAGTGGCCCGCTACGACGACGCCGTGGTCGATTACTACGAGAGGTGCTTCCTGCCATGGGCCAGAGGGACCGGCCTGGACGTCGAAGGGATGACCCCCAGGGAGATAGCCGCGGCCCTGACGGACATGATGTACCCCTGGGAGCCCCTGGATACCCTGACGGAGGTCTTCGAGAGGGCCAAGTACCGCACGGTCGAGGTGTCGCGGGGGGAGTTCATCAGATTTTACCGCTCGCTCCTCGAGCTGGTTGGAGGTGGCTGCATTGTTTAAGCTCAACTGGGGAAGGATAGGCATTTACTTCGGGACGGTTGCCCTCATCTACGCCCTTTCGCCCTGGGCGGAGCCCCTCAGCGCCATCAAGGAGCCATCGGCAATTTTAGCGCTGTTTATGACCGCGCGTGAGGTGGCGAAGGGGCTGGGGAGGGAGCTCCTCGCTGAGTTTCTCGTGCCGCTCGGCCTCTCGGCCGCGGCCCTTCTCATCCCGATCCCGGGGTGGCGCCTCCCGCTGGCCCTGATTTCATTCGGCGCTGGGGTTGCACTCACCGCGCCGAATCTGGAGGAGCGGGCCAGGGTCGTTAGGGGGGTTGGGGTCTTTCTGGCCCTCTATGGCCTGTCCAGAACGCCCCCGCTGATGGTCTACGGAAGCGCCTTCAGCTACGCCGGGGCCGCATTCCTGCTCGGCTACGCCGCCTCAGAACTCGTCGAAAGGTACCCCTGGATGGAGGTCATCGAGAGGAACCTGCTTGGAATAGGTGCCCTCGGCGGTGTTTTGGGCCTTTACGTTTCCGTCAGAGGGGGACTCAGCGAGAGCCACCCAGAGCTGGTCTTCTACGGGGAGTGGCTGGTGCTCGTCCTGGGCGTCGTTCTGGCCGGATCGATGGTGTACTCCCACGTGGCGGGGCATGACCCGGAGCGCTACCTCCTCGAGCAGTGGCGGAGGCACGAGGCAAAAACGCTGGAGAGGCTGGGCCCAGAGATGATGGAAGCCAGAAGGGCCGTTGAGGATTTCGTCGTGCGCGGCAGGAGGGGACCGCTGGTGGCGTTCGTAACCTATTACGGTGCGAGGCTCTTCGGGGACAGGGAGGAGTTTGAAGCGCTCATCTCGAAGGTGGCGGACTACGAGGGAAAACCGATCTCCCCCCTCATGCCGCTCTGGATAAGGCGGCGCTATGAGAGGGCCGAGCTTGAGAGGAGGAAGAGGATTGTGGAGGAAGTTTTTGAAGGATTGAGGGACCTGATGGGGTGGAAGCCATGACCGAGATTGAGGAAGCCTCCAAGAAGCTTGAAGAGATTGTGGAGAGAATTTCAACCGTCTACATCGGAAACGAGGAAGTCATAAGGAAGACCCTGGCGGCGGCTCTCGTCAACGGGAACGTCCTCTTTGAGGACTACCCCGGCCTGGGGAAGACACTCCTGGCCAAAGCCTTTGGGAGGGTTCTGGGCCTGAAATACACCCGCGTTCAGTTCACCCCGGACCTGCTCCCCGCGGACATACTGGGAACGAAGGTGTGGCGCCAGAACCTCGGGACGTTCGAGCTCATAAAGGGGCCGATCTTCACCCACGTCCTTCTGGCGGACGAGATAAACCGCGCTCCCCCCAAGACCCAGTCCGCTCTACTCGAGGCAATGGAGGAGCGCCAGGTCACGATAGAGGGTGAGACCTTCCCCCTGGAGCGGCCGTTCTTCGTCATCGCAACACAGAACCCGATAGAGTTCGAGGGAACCTACCCCCTCCCCGAGGCCCAGCTCGACAGGTTCCTCCTCAGGCTGCGCGTGGGCTATCCAAAGAGCCTGGAAGATGAGATGGCAATCCTCGAAGCGCGTTTGAGCTGGAGAAAGGACGACCCAACGGCGGACATGGAACCGATGATCGACAGAGAGACGTTCGTAAGAATCCAGGACCTCGTGGAGGAGAGAATTTTCACCAGCAGGGACATCGTGAGGTACATCTCGGAGCTCGTGAGGAACGCCCGGGCGGATTCCAGGGTGGAGGCCGGCCCGAGTCCCAGGGGCGGAATCGCATTGATGAAGGTGGCAAAGGCAAACGCCCTTCTGGAGGGCAGGGACTACGTTCTCCCCGACGACGTCAAGGCCTTCGCCATCGACGCCCTGGCCCACAGGGTCGTCATCAGGGCGGAGTACTCCTTCGAGGGCATCAGGGGAGAGGACGTTATAATGGAAGCCCTGGAAAAGACCCCCGTTCCCAAAGGGGCGGAAGGAAGATGAGGAAGAACCTGACGGGCTACCTCCTATGGGCACTCCTCATGGGGACGCTTTTTCTCTCCCCCGGGATGATAGGCCTGGCCACGGTGCCCCTCTCCATCCTGGCCCTCGGGACGCTGATCGAACCGCCGAAGGGCATAACCGTGGTGAGGAGGATATCCAGGAGGGAGGTGCGGCTCGGCGAGGAGGTCGAGGTCAGGGTGCGCGTCACGGTCGAACGCGGCATGGGCATAGTGGTCGTCAGGGACCCCCTGCCCGGGAGCGTGGCGCTGACCGGGGGCAGCAGCGTCGGGGTATTCTTCAAGGGGCTCAAGCCACTGCAGGTTGAATACACATACAGGATAAAGCCCGTCCTCAGGGGCGTTTACACCCTGCCCAGGAGCGAGGTGACCACAAGGAGTCCCCTCGGGACCCGCTATCTGTGGGGGCTCTACGGGGAGGAGCTGAGGATAAGGGCCGTTCCCAGGGTGCTGAGAGAGGTATCGGTGATTGAAACCCGGAGAAAGGCCAGAATAAGCGTCCCGGAGACGAGCTACTCCATAAGGGGGCCCATCTCAACGGACTTCAAGGAGATAAGGAACTACCAGACGGGGGATCCGATGAAGCTCATAAACTGGAAGGCGACCGCGAGGATGGGGGAGGTGCTCGTCAACGAGTTCGAGAGGGAAGGAAAGAAGACCGTGCTCTTCATTGTGGACGCCCGGGAGGCGATGAAGATAGGAAAGGAGAGCGAGAGCCCCTACGAACACGCCATGAACCTCGTGGCCTCCATGGCCCACCGCTTCCTGAGAAAGGATTACCACGTGGGGCTCTATCTGCTGGGAGCGGGAAAGTTCATCCCACCCGCCACGGGACCCAGACAGCTCCATGAAATCGTTAGAACCATGATGAGCTTTGAGAGGGTCCAAACTGAGGAGGAAAGGCTCGACGACGCGGTGGAGAGGCTGAGGAGGATACTCATCCAGTACACTCCCCTGGTGGTCTACGTCTCCAACATCCTGGAGGGAACGTGGACCGAGACGAGGAGGGGAATGCTCACCGTGAGGGCCATGGGGCGGGGCAGGACGAGGCCTATGGTGATAGACATCTCGGTCTATCCGACCCTCGACCCGGGGACCGGGACGCTGATGGAGATGGAGAAGAGGGCGATAATGGAAGACCTGGAGAAAACCGGAGCCCGCGTCATCCGCTGGCTGCCCGGCGAGGAGGAAACGGGCAGGATAGTAACCAGGCTTCTGGGGGAGATAAGATGAGCCTCACTGCCGCAAAATTCGCGGTTGTTCTTCCCGCGGCGGCTCTGACCGCGCTGGCGTATTCCAGCGTCGCTGGAGTGAGCGGCTACGCACTTCCAGCCGCACTCGCGGCGATCCTGCTGGGGGTCTTTCTATCCAGCGGCTCCGCCAGCAGGGCCGTCTCCCTCTCGATGACCCTCTACGCGGTCCCGTACACGATCGGGGCGTCGCAGTTCCTGCCCGTGGCATTTCCCGAAGCCTACAGGAGCCTGGGGGAGGCAATACTGACCAGCCCGTACTTCTCATCGGCGATCCCGATATTCGCCCTCGTTGCCCTGGGAATCACCGCGGACTACGTGGAGACCGCCGAGGAGTGGGAAAGCGTTCTTAATGAGCTGGGCGGGCAGGAAGTCGGAAAGAGAACGCTGCTCTACAGCCTTCTCTTCCTGCTGGCAGCATTCGTTCTCTCCCCGGCCGTCTTCTGGCTGGGCGGCCGCCTGGGAATCTCGGCGGCTGGCTCTCTGCTGCCGCTGATTCTCCTCACGGTGGGGCTGGTCGTCGCATACTCCTCCATCGAGAGCGGGAACCACAGGAGGGTGGTCGTTGCAGTGGAAACCCCCCCGTTCAACGGGAGCGTGGTTATCCAGACCCCAAAAAGGACGCTGACCCTGCCGGTGAGCCGCTCCATGGGCTTCGAGTGGGAGACCGTGAGACTGGAGGCCGAAACGGGGGAGAGACCGAGGAGGGTCCTTCTCAGAACGGAGGAAAAAGAAGAAGCCCTAAGCCCCCTGATTGAAAGCGTCGATCAGGGGACCCTCTTCCTGCTCTACCGGGTGGAAAAAGAGAAGGTTAATATACACCGGCGCCGAAGAATAGGAGGGTGAGAGTAATGGGCAACAACCTTCCAAAGTCCGTTTTGAGACACCTGGAGCCGAATGAGGATGTTCTGTTCACCGTCCGCAAGAAGATAAGCGTGGAGAAGCCGAAGTGGCTCATAGTAACCAACAGGAGGATAATCTACCTCGACGAGAAGATACTCGGGAGGTACGAGATAAAGGCCATACCGTATCAGAAGCTCGAGGAAGTCACCGTTGAGCTGGGAGTCATGTCCTCCGAGTTCCTCATAAAGGGCGAGGAGAACATAAGGCTCAAGCTCGGCTGGATGAACAAGGAGCAGGCGAG
Above is a genomic segment from Thermococcus sp. JdF3 containing:
- a CDS encoding BtpA/SgcQ family protein yields the protein MDFERKPLIGMVHLKPLPGSYLYEGNLDAVIESALRDARTLEKAGFDAVMVENFGDVPFPKVVDKTTVAAFTAVTKAIRDEVSVPLGINVLRNDGIAAYSIAYAVKADFIRVNVLSGVAYTDQGVIEGIAHELARLRKLLPSKIKVFADVHVKHAVHFFDFEDAIRDTVERGLADAIVVSGRATGKPVDVEKLALAKRISPVPVVVGSGTSYDNLPGLWKYADAFIVGTWIKRDGKVENEVSLERAGKLVELANKLRKASP
- a CDS encoding transglutaminase domain-containing protein produces the protein MVRRKYIAFLTLTLLSLLLVSVVLGPALIEVPPGTKSIEEILAPKLPSGNETNETGPPAEVPASPRFVLLVTGAAHTHYLRLNVYTDYVDGRWLTGNATLVPSNVIAPPEIKVPHHSERDNITVVSFLPLSGNLFTSLYTTRVDGAGAEVIPEYNLFRTPLNVTAYSLSAVGYTFDMPYLVNLTAGNMTGYLSAPNDTRLAALAESITTGARSDYWKALLITGYLEGNFRHVENVTPPEGADRLTWFLFESKAGSSYDFASAFVVLARLNGLPARLVEGVYIDAIPRTQVVTEKNRHFWAEVYFNGAGWLTFDPLHPTDQNVYMPFELEAPEVLMPLEPGSSGTVTIKFERVASGGNASVAVDVPTLGRIALIRESGIYNLTVGPFEEPGYYPVMVRASDREGNSLTRIVPVTVPGNVSALPDPVTAYLRKNDALTVELTVPGTGEVSLKTESPLVDSWFSIETLRNETKVYVRLIPPDDYPNGWHIENLTVMRGADEYKLHLPVFVVERTEIKAEVPRAVTAGDSFVINGTVEGSVTGERPRRGSVAAFINDGERDVLIGHANASNGTFALPVKIPVYLSPGTKQVLIYYLTPLGYPYLPSGATFTVEVRGLARFSMPGLILARPGNVTVIGSLLSGAGRPIANVSIEYYLDGRPLGETTALADGRFSLVLQLPTIERHVLTVRYPGSPVYSPSAMNVTVATVELEVPERITGEIGEPIGISGKVVGIEGAALQAYVFPGKTYPIDVTNGSFELTIEPFRTVGERSVEFRHDTRTLGRTTVAVLSPVEIELLTPRAEGEKTAALRFRVIDSANNPVSGVYLNVSVDGFEMRVMTNGSGIATLKVPVPEKETNATVAVTFDGSSYYLPASGRFHVVIARKREIPWAYIAIALVIGALIVRYRLVRRKPEKREVEKVLKIIFNNGIPVFREGETVELSIECEGKAELYVDGKPAGKGRDFTLALEVGEHTIEARCGELIERATVRIVARYDDAVVDYYERCFLPWARGTGLDVEGMTPREIAAALTDMMYPWEPLDTLTEVFERAKYRTVEVSRGEFIRFYRSLLELVGGGCIV
- a CDS encoding MoxR family ATPase, with translation MTEIEEASKKLEEIVERISTVYIGNEEVIRKTLAAALVNGNVLFEDYPGLGKTLLAKAFGRVLGLKYTRVQFTPDLLPADILGTKVWRQNLGTFELIKGPIFTHVLLADEINRAPPKTQSALLEAMEERQVTIEGETFPLERPFFVIATQNPIEFEGTYPLPEAQLDRFLLRLRVGYPKSLEDEMAILEARLSWRKDDPTADMEPMIDRETFVRIQDLVEERIFTSRDIVRYISELVRNARADSRVEAGPSPRGGIALMKVAKANALLEGRDYVLPDDVKAFAIDALAHRVVIRAEYSFEGIRGEDVIMEALEKTPVPKGAEGR
- a CDS encoding DUF58 domain-containing protein is translated as MRKNLTGYLLWALLMGTLFLSPGMIGLATVPLSILALGTLIEPPKGITVVRRISRREVRLGEEVEVRVRVTVERGMGIVVVRDPLPGSVALTGGSSVGVFFKGLKPLQVEYTYRIKPVLRGVYTLPRSEVTTRSPLGTRYLWGLYGEELRIRAVPRVLREVSVIETRRKARISVPETSYSIRGPISTDFKEIRNYQTGDPMKLINWKATARMGEVLVNEFEREGKKTVLFIVDAREAMKIGKESESPYEHAMNLVASMAHRFLRKDYHVGLYLLGAGKFIPPATGPRQLHEIVRTMMSFERVQTEEERLDDAVERLRRILIQYTPLVVYVSNILEGTWTETRRGMLTVRAMGRGRTRPMVIDISVYPTLDPGTGTLMEMEKRAIMEDLEKTGARVIRWLPGEEETGRIVTRLLGEIR
- a CDS encoding PH domain-containing protein, whose protein sequence is MGNNLPKSVLRHLEPNEDVLFTVRKKISVEKPKWLIVTNRRIIYLDEKILGRYEIKAIPYQKLEEVTVELGVMSSEFLIKGEENIRLKLGWMNKEQARNTINAIKDALNAIAVEPVTIEVKKGLTHETWVLKKPKEFVSRVVSAGATVQHHPATAEKDDPLEKLKKLKELYDMGVISAEEYEEKRKKLLEQI